From the Lathyrus oleraceus cultivar Zhongwan6 chromosome 4, CAAS_Psat_ZW6_1.0, whole genome shotgun sequence genome, one window contains:
- the LOC127073866 gene encoding serine/threonine-protein kinase AtPK2/AtPK19 isoform X2, translating into MASNLTNLTIPPPPPPSSSYRPPIDPNPSPQIIYSRSHSFVGPSPLIPPPSDDTNTNNNSLFFLDELASNSDEENDDQIQPPFQHKFGPSDFQILKVIGQGAFGKVFMVRRKGDSDSSDDANGIFAMKVMRKDNIIKKNHVDYMKAERDILTKVLHPFIVPLRYSFQTKSKLYLILDFINGGHLFFQLCRQGIFSEDEARIYTAEIVSAVSHLHSKGIVHRDLKPENILMDSHGHVMLTDFGMSKEIEESERSNSMCGTTEYMAPEILLGKGHNKDADWWSVGVLLYEMITGKAPFTHNNRKKLQEKIIKEKIKLPPYLTGEAHSLLKGLLQKDPSTRLGSGPNGDEQIKNHKWFRTINWNKLEARELQPKFKPSDVSGKDCTANFDRCWTTMPLEDSPASTPTAAYFFLCI; encoded by the exons ATGGCCTCCAATCTCACCAACCTCACCattcctcctcctcctcctccttcttcttcttaCCGTCCCCCAATCGATCCCAACCCATCTCCACAAATCATCTACAGTAGGTCCCACTCCTTCGTAGGTCCCTCCCCTCTCATCCCCCCTCCCTCCGACGACACCAACACCAACAACAACTCCCTTTTCTTCCTCGACGAACTCGCTTCCAACTCCGACGAAGAAAACGACGACCAAATCCAACCACCCTTCCAACACAAATTCGGACCCTCCGATTTCCAAATTCTCAAAGTCATAGGACAAGGTGCCTTCGGCAAGGTCTTCATGGTCAGAAGAAAAGGCGATTCAGATTCTTCCGACGACGCTAACGGAATCTTCGCAATGAAGGTCATGAGGAAAGATAACATCATTAAGAAAAATCACGTCGATTACATGAAAGCCGAGAGAGATATTCTCACTAAAGTTCTTCATCCTTTCATCGTTCCTCTTCGCTACTCTTTCCAA ACTAAATCTAAATTGTATTTGATTTTGGACTTCATTAATGGAGGACATCTCTTCTTTCAATTATGTCGACAAGGAATTTTTAG TGAGGATGAGGCAAGGATTTATACTGCTGAGATTGTATCTGCTGTTTCACATCTTCACAGCAAAGGCATCGTGCATCGGGATCTTAAACCTGAAAACATACTCATGGATTCTCATGGCCAT GTGATGTTAACTGATTTTGGAATGTCGAAAGAGATTGAGGAATCTGAGAGATCTAACTCTATGTGTGGGACTACAGAATATATGGCTCCGGAAATCCTTTTGGGTAAAGGCCATAACAAGGATGCGGATTGGTGGAGTGTTGGTGTTCTTTTGTATGAAATGATAACCGGGAAG GCACCATTTACACATAACAACAGAAAGAAACTACAGGAGAAAATTATCAAAGAGAAAATCAAACTTCCACCATACCTTACTGGTGAAGCTCATTCTTTGCTCAAAGGA TTGCTGCAAAAGGATCCATCTACAAGGTTAGGCAGCGGGCCAAATGGAGATGAACAAATCAAAAATCATAAGTGGTTCAGGACAATCAATTGGAACAAATTGGAGGCGAGAGAACTGCAACCTAAGTTTAAACCATCTGATGTGTCTGGAAAAGATTGCACAGCTAATTTTGATCGATGCTGGACAACAATGCCGCTTGAGGACTCTCCTGCATCAACTCCTACAGCAG CTTACTTCTTCT
- the LOC127073866 gene encoding serine/threonine-protein kinase AtPK2/AtPK19 isoform X1 produces MASNLTNLTIPPPPPPSSSYRPPIDPNPSPQIIYSRSHSFVGPSPLIPPPSDDTNTNNNSLFFLDELASNSDEENDDQIQPPFQHKFGPSDFQILKVIGQGAFGKVFMVRRKGDSDSSDDANGIFAMKVMRKDNIIKKNHVDYMKAERDILTKVLHPFIVPLRYSFQTKSKLYLILDFINGGHLFFQLCRQGIFSEDEARIYTAEIVSAVSHLHSKGIVHRDLKPENILMDSHGHVMLTDFGMSKEIEESERSNSMCGTTEYMAPEILLGKGHNKDADWWSVGVLLYEMITGKAPFTHNNRKKLQEKIIKEKIKLPPYLTGEAHSLLKGLLQKDPSTRLGSGPNGDEQIKNHKWFRTINWNKLEARELQPKFKPSDVSGKDCTANFDRCWTTMPLEDSPASTPTAGDHFQGYTYVAPNPWLSSR; encoded by the exons ATGGCCTCCAATCTCACCAACCTCACCattcctcctcctcctcctccttcttcttcttaCCGTCCCCCAATCGATCCCAACCCATCTCCACAAATCATCTACAGTAGGTCCCACTCCTTCGTAGGTCCCTCCCCTCTCATCCCCCCTCCCTCCGACGACACCAACACCAACAACAACTCCCTTTTCTTCCTCGACGAACTCGCTTCCAACTCCGACGAAGAAAACGACGACCAAATCCAACCACCCTTCCAACACAAATTCGGACCCTCCGATTTCCAAATTCTCAAAGTCATAGGACAAGGTGCCTTCGGCAAGGTCTTCATGGTCAGAAGAAAAGGCGATTCAGATTCTTCCGACGACGCTAACGGAATCTTCGCAATGAAGGTCATGAGGAAAGATAACATCATTAAGAAAAATCACGTCGATTACATGAAAGCCGAGAGAGATATTCTCACTAAAGTTCTTCATCCTTTCATCGTTCCTCTTCGCTACTCTTTCCAA ACTAAATCTAAATTGTATTTGATTTTGGACTTCATTAATGGAGGACATCTCTTCTTTCAATTATGTCGACAAGGAATTTTTAG TGAGGATGAGGCAAGGATTTATACTGCTGAGATTGTATCTGCTGTTTCACATCTTCACAGCAAAGGCATCGTGCATCGGGATCTTAAACCTGAAAACATACTCATGGATTCTCATGGCCAT GTGATGTTAACTGATTTTGGAATGTCGAAAGAGATTGAGGAATCTGAGAGATCTAACTCTATGTGTGGGACTACAGAATATATGGCTCCGGAAATCCTTTTGGGTAAAGGCCATAACAAGGATGCGGATTGGTGGAGTGTTGGTGTTCTTTTGTATGAAATGATAACCGGGAAG GCACCATTTACACATAACAACAGAAAGAAACTACAGGAGAAAATTATCAAAGAGAAAATCAAACTTCCACCATACCTTACTGGTGAAGCTCATTCTTTGCTCAAAGGA TTGCTGCAAAAGGATCCATCTACAAGGTTAGGCAGCGGGCCAAATGGAGATGAACAAATCAAAAATCATAAGTGGTTCAGGACAATCAATTGGAACAAATTGGAGGCGAGAGAACTGCAACCTAAGTTTAAACCATCTGATGTGTCTGGAAAAGATTGCACAGCTAATTTTGATCGATGCTGGACAACAATGCCGCTTGAGGACTCTCCTGCATCAACTCCTACAGCAGGTGACCATTTTCAGGGCTATACTTATGTTGCACCAAATCCGTGGCTTTCTTCTAGATAA